Part of the Coregonus clupeaformis isolate EN_2021a unplaced genomic scaffold, ASM2061545v1 scaf2015, whole genome shotgun sequence genome is shown below.
agatgtttaacctctttaggctcaacacagataaaagcttttccactattcaccatcacttctcatagtcctttttattttcacttcaattgttggatattttcttcctctccctaatcggtgctatcagctgacaccccccttcggatcttctaggcactctagaatccttgctcctttaagggttcacctggagaacaggtgatcttcacttgctcctttatcttcctcagaaattcctctgttgtttcctcctggcgcattgtactcacaggtaaagtgaccaatctgtccacaattataacactcttctgaaagttgctggaagtgtggctgaaaccttcctcctcttctaagccttctcgtcctcttcctctccaattctgtgtctgtccagaaactggctgtggatatgaaacaactggtaccgtccttggtggctggtacaattgcatttgaccttgttcagttgaagctgtagcagtgattgttgatttggttcactctgattcttcataaccaaagcttgtttcttctccttcttattctccaccagttgtatttgattgagtcttctgagagtttcttggtcctgttctttcttgttgttgacatatcagtattcttcaacagcttatattctaagttttgccctcgaaatatcatcttccatcatcttcttacttttctctctttacttggcctcaatgtattcttctcctccaattcttgggattcttttctcagcagtttttcttctcttctgtatcttcatctttatcttcatctttccgaacctcattcttctcttagtttccagacatctcggttttttcttacttctggagttttggattcatttttattgtcgtttctgcttgtcctctatctattattcaatcactttcatcatgttgatgacgtcagggttaagattccCTCGACTAGCTATggtttgttcaatgtcaggccaacttttgtttcatttgccggataacctagcaatactttagttaaaggattactattttgtactatatcaacaggtgtaattaccttcatagtcctgatatctttttcccattgtaccaactcttttatattcctttattgtgaattattttatttcagactatatagcctatggcttcccccctttaattattaatataaactaaacaataattttttttaaaaattaaaataaaaaatctattaaaaaatcaataaaaaaattatgaataatgaaaaacaattttttatttctatatcctattttaccaattcatcaattagtggctatcttaccacaacccatccggaaagtaaatgcaagtagtcaacttcagagcaatccaaaaataaAGACTTCCaatcctacaacactacaatacccataaacccccttgctttataagcacccaattatcttaattttacagaataatgtcagtactcgatttccaacagAACTGTAATCAAACCAACTGATGCACAGAAACTCAAAAAATTCAAAttttaatgaatcagtattttgccaagtctctgtgaaattgtcatgacatcaaatatcctgtaggggaagattttgtaaacagaacagcaccaaaaccttttgactcgatcctctgtcgcgtcaccccttgtcacgtgatgtacacgtcagcacctcactttctttctctctctctcctctcgtcccatcgttcctatttcctctcatatgacaaaagagcatagaaacagacaagaatttagcagTTTATGCAATCGTTGAGtcacttcaaccattcaatattcctccagtcacattcgctctaagaattaactcaggaataattatagatagctcaataacatttttattttatttatttatttaattacttttatttttaatccgtcaacatatctctctcatttatcaattcaataggtctcaacaaacagtttcatcttcaaacaacagccgatgtaacaactagaagattccattcgtgttcaaatctcttctctttgttccttcgtctgtgtctctgtctcccccccttgCACCCAGTGTAACAGAAGCATATGCtccctacgtcactctagtgtcgtaaaatcacacgcgTTGTAGTTTAGTAAAATCCCACGTGTTGTAGTGTAGTGCGGTAAAATCAAACGTGTCATTATCTAGTGCCGTAAACTCCCACGTGTTGTAGTGTAGTGccgtaaaattaaacgcatgtGCAATACATTTAACGATACGATTtccagacaacagaacgttagcattctgctacagctcctctcttttaccccttatagtcaaacaataacacttaacagagctcacaaagcatAGAACGTAAATTCTACAcatacaaacataatttaagaggctttattccatcgcagtggccctctaaggtcacatgttagcatgcagcatattagcatttagcattagcatttagctctGTATGCAACATGTGGCATGAAACAATGTACCCGACATTGCGCCTTAAATTACTTTTTCCTTTATCACTAACTTTAGGCTGCCGTGAGTTATGGATATTCTATGAGAGGTTACATTAGACAAATGCTTCGTCAACCACCAGCTGAGCGGtaacatgcaataaaatgtatatTCCAAACTCGAGTTCCCAGAACCCACCTAATCACACCGAATGCGTTAtcaggatttatggcccacccTAGGGGTCGCCTCGTTCCGAGGGCTTATCAAATCCGCAATGTTCtaacttgtatacatatcttggccttATTCACTGCCATCGATTGTTCTTGACTTCCTATTCAAGCAACATATCTCTATAGCCAATCTATAggctctccccccttttgcgctgtttaccagtgcaaaaaatttataatgattagccagacccccagttctcagcaataAAGCAACACGAGCCACACATCGGTCCtaacggtacatctctccagtgcaCACCCAAATAGCATCCAAACGAACAAACTCCCAAAGCGGTGAgaaaaaactcacccttatctggccatgacttcagaacgAGTTAGCTTGGCGCTTGAATGGAACAAAGAAGAGATGCAGACCCTCCCTTTTCGTGACGCCATTTGTAGTATCGAGTCAAATGTTGCTagtcattgctgataaacaaaggagtccgctcatactgaaccttgatcataagtttattcatatcacaagctttcagcatgagtttacggatgtcatgaccacccggagagcgacgtcccagattgcaatggccgctctaacctcttcttcctttttacccagtatatataatcttcccaagatatgggtggctccctctactgtccaatcccctgtctacaacacacagttCCTGTATTTtgtatgtggcgtcacactaaaacattccctctgacactaaataaacatcccttcagttccacttaaaaaacattaacaaagtcataatcttcatatacgacactgaggaaaatgacattgagacagagaaccaattgagaaaacttttcaatggttctgaatgaaaaccaacatacattaacagcaaacatcatgattaatgtaaatgtagaatacTAAAACATTGCATTTGATAAAAATACGTTATTAAGTTTTAATTAAACTCTGAAGACTAAATCAGTCAGACAAAAATAATTGTACAGAAAAATTAATCATCACATCTGgagaccatcaccaccagcatgactagtatctatgtggaccctactacagtttaactagctcagctatagactacatcAGCATGACTAACATCtctgtggaccctactacagtttaaccagctcagctatagactacaccagcatgactagtatctatgtggaccctactacagtttaaccaacTCAGCAGAACAATTATAGAGATAAAACCCAGGATataggggctgagtgaatgtggtctggactctgtggaggagggtcattgtatcagagacactgtagaaggacagagtacctgccttgtgatccaggtacactcctactctggaggactgagggcctgatactttagtcaCAATATGATTGTGTCTGAACCAATAACCACCTCTAGAGCACTTtaaactccaggacttgttaTTCTCTCCAAACGCACCAAATGCATTACCTCTatctgttctgctgatgtctttatatgagactgctgtatcaacacactgcccactccactccacctcccagtaacagcgtccaaacagaccctctctacacagaacctggtagatgtttgtgaatctgtctggatggtcaggatatggttggacttggcctgtacgtgtcacctttctgtttcctttagacagagagaggagtgtgtgtgctgtgtttgggtccagtgtgagctgacaggaatctgggagaagagaagagcagagaccaatgaggggagttagaacaataagttaagtcagatactgtatctacccagtctttgattagagcacagcagagatcaaatcagagaaatatgaggagtcagatagatacccagtctttgattagatctactattgctatatatttctagagggattgttaggagtgtcagtaaaaagagactgttagttacttcagaataaagagactcacattgtaagaactgttctctggtcttgggctctggaggcagtacaacatccactatattcactacagacacacaaacacattcacagagagagggaatgttatcatcataccataatccacatgtatatgactagtagggaactttcaatggtctaaagttgatgttcttattattttcaacacacctgtggtggagatcttggtccattctcctttaaggaagtcttctagtttctctctcagttcagacacagtcttactcacatctccaaagtactgaagaggacggacaacgatgctgggtaagtctgaagatacactggtactggagagagactgataactctggagggagagagagagagagagagagagagagagagcagaaccaattgattgagagttttaatttcatatcacatgtatcaaggcagtttatttacctggaggaaatggatgtgatcctctgtgtgtgagagctgctccagctcagtgcttctcttcctcagctcagctatctcctgcttcagttgctccaggagtccttcagcttgactcacttgagccttctcttgggctctgatcagctccttcacctcagagcgctttctgtcaatggagcggatcagctcggtaaagatcttatcactgtcctccactgctgcctgtgcagagcgctgttaagagagagagagagagactgacttgtcttactttaatgagccatcctcattacactaacaccaCCCCCTCCTAAAAACACATtgcgtgccaccacaacctccacacaatcacattatacagtacccaacaccacagtacaatacaccatccagcaccacattACAACCGtacatccaacccctcctctccagccgtacagacagcccccctgagcccccatacctcctgaaacatctccacactgttgatcattttgttCAACTCAAAACTAaaccctaaggcgtcaacagtaatggcattaccctggcaacacagaaaaaacatgatgaacagtctgtcattgcagaaaacggacacccctccccaactcccaggtcaacccgagccaaccagctattggtgtccagggctccatgtaataccctccactggaggacccctgacctttccagcactgggagcttatagagcaccctccacctataccctgccatgctctcagcccccacaaccccctgccactgatgccccttcactcccgctaagctcctgatgtgtctaaccttgacactgagggtgtacagcaccttaccccccacctcctcaaactcccccaggctcagagtgttttttcatttgtttaattttttttttttggggggggtggatcagcttaatattgcagatagattctatcttctatcaatgtaattgtctgcatcacttccaatcccccatgttttttatgtatatactcccctttattacttttcaaccccgccatcctttccctacttggagtaaattagtgaacaacaatgcccaggcctctacttccggtctatacttactatctaaaccttatggacagagttaattttataataattctattatatatatatatatatatatatatatactttttttgctcctgaacttcttctactctcaacctctccgatcattttcatgatgtccatccggtttgcttctatatgccatatctttctaactgtgctctttcccaaaagctcccaacatacaacctatatacttattatggacacagtatgcttacattattagctatctttgttattatttgttgttatttgttagtagtcccatccttcaactctattcaatacctcccatctatctcttaacaccatccatataggatttctatttgccatatatatttcaaccgtactgtgatgttttacaaaagttctgaacctttctattctcattgcttctacagattgtgaataaaaaatttaaaaaattgctaaaagtattattatattattgattgattgactatgacttttcagatcacccagtaatgcttctgcaaggttagctccaggtaaatattgcaatcctttagccattcctggacctgtgtccaaaaacaagctacaaatagacagaaccaaaacaaatgatctaatgattctgtctcttcacagcaatatctgcagagctgggaagattgtatcccccacatAAATAACAGGTAGCAAtaattatataataatttaaattgaagaTTCTAATAGTGTCGTTTGCGTGTAGTTCATAAACCTATGCGCAAAAACACAATTAatgacggctgtcaatcctttggtccttaagtgaaactgatatacttttttatttatcacagttttccttaaccaattatgttctttaatgcaaggctaacagacaagttccttactttctcccccttccactttcctcttccacttttgcggtaaggctgcaattatttggttgtaattttgggtagagcagacatttccatatgtttttgttagctgcatgtgcgacataactccaccagtcctaccgatgatatcatttacgaagattataccttttttaaacattctgtcaaaatataaagttattttgtcaaatagtatatttgaatttaaccacaatatttgttgcattatttgttctgtagtttctggaggattaaattgaaattgcaaccaactttctatggcttgttttagaaatagtgatatttgggagatgatttccttttcaaataactgcaaatgagttgttgcaatctgaataaagggaaaaaggcctttcttgaacattgggtgagacaatcttactaatttgcttgagaaccagttcggatttaagtataacttttgtatgactgaagcttttagtgataggtctaatgctttaatatttaataatttctgtcctccaaattcatattcattatataaatatgcccttttaattttgtctggcttgccgttccaaataaaattgaatatttgttctcatataatttaaaaaaccgaccataagcaaataggtaaactgggataatactaaagagttaatcagggtgatttttccacaaattgacaggtattttcctttccatggtagtaagatcttatctatttttgctaactttctattaaaatgtattgaagtgagatcatttatttcctttgggatatgtattccgagtatatccacatcaccatcagaccattgtattggtaaactacatggtaatgtaaaaattgtattttttagtgatccaatacgtaatatagtacatttgtcataatttggttgtaatccagagaggttagaaaatgtatctagatcctctatgaggctgtggagggattctagttgaaaagaaaacatgaataatcagcgtacaatgacacctttgtttttaagccctgtatttctaatcctctgatattattattggatctgattttaatagctaacatctcgatggccacaataaatagatatgccgatagtggacaaccttgtttcactcctcttgacagttgaaaactttctgagaaatagccattatttactattttacaccttgggttactatacatgagtttgacccattttataagagattctccaaaattgaaatgctccaggcatttatatataaaccccagtcgaactttatcaaatgccttttcgaagtctgctatgaatagcaggcctggtttcccatattttccatagtggtctattgtttccaatacttgccttatattatctccaatgtatcttccatgtaaaaaacctgtctgattagaatgaataatatccgacaatacctttttaattctatgtgctatacattttgctaggatttttgcatcacaacactgaagtgtaaggggcctccaattttgtaaatggactggatctttatattttccacttgtatcctgtttcagtaataatgagatcagaccttcatcttgagtgtcagataatctaccatttacataggagtgtttaaaacatgctaataacggtcctcttagtatatcaaaaaaggtttggtatacctcgactggtatgccatccaaccctggagttttcccagacttaaagtctttaattgcatccagaagttcctcctctgtaatttcaccttcacatgagtctttctgtgtggctgttaatttgacattatcatgTCAAtggggctgatgtggatgcggagTCGGAGTCAagtgcaggacacagaagctcagtcaaacagactttactagtcaaatatACAATGCAAAAATAaacgggcctcaaacactggaggagagagattacgcaagcagtgcgtaaaacactaactaAATGAGCACAAAACTCTGacatcaacggacaggcggacaacaacacacaaactcacatacaCAAAGCAGAAAACTTATAGGACCCATaattagacacaaacggacagaggtgcaacagacagaccaaaccaaacaaacatcgaaacatccaacggtggtagctagtactccggggacgacgaacgccgaagcctgcccgagcaaggaggaggagcagcctcggcagaatccgtgacatatCAATAGAAagaaaatctctacaattagcttcagttagaggagatggaggcgactgaaaagaaaacatatgcttaaagtactttgtttcttccttcaaaatatcatttggtgaattatgggtgactccgtcaattgtaaccagtttcattaagttctttttggtagcattcctatgttgaagataaaaaatatttttgtgcatttttccccatattccatccagtttgctttatttttataatatattacacttgatctttcttgaataagtttctccatttctttttgtttttcctctaatttattctgagcctctatgttacagtttttattgccatctatctgttctgttagactttctatttcctttcttagtataaactcttttgacctaaattgcttttgttttcgagatgagtactgaatcgcatggcctctaaaggcacatttaaaggtgtcccatacaataaggggattcgctgtacctatgttatgttggaaaaagtcagttataaattcctttgttgtaattataaataaattatcatccaataggctttgattaaatttccaaaatcctcgcccacgtggaaattcagtaagagtaatgtatatgcctatcatatgatggtccgaccgcattctgtcccctatcaacacttatttttacttttggtgccaacgagaatgagataagaaagaagtcaagacgactagcttgattcagtctccgccatgtatatctcactagatcagtatatttaagcctccatatatctactagttctaatgtatccatgacattcacaatctCCTTAAGAGcctgtgggtgattgtttgtggtgtgatttcctttacggtccattgagctatttaaaacagtattataatcccccaccataataatattgtcttgaattgcttgcaggcttgataatttattatatatattgtcaaagaattgtggatcatcattatttggtccgtaaaggttaatgagccatatctgtttatggtccaataacatatttaaaataatccatctaccttgcgtatctattttgacaatttgcacattcggattgaaattactattaattaatatcatcaccccttttgaatttctttgcccatgggagaagtatatttccccccattcttttttccacgctacttcatctcgaattgttgaatgagtttcctgtatacaatagatattatattccttctctttgagcgatgtaaatattgttcttcttttgttattatcagctaagccattacaattataactggctatacttatttcaccatacaccataatgagatacaagtttcaagactatttatcattatatatgtttgtaaatttaccaataagaAATACCGTAATGATAGAGTGTCCATATaactgtaccatgatatttgcattgctacggagtaacccttcaattgttctcctctaattcccccgctaaagcccctccccatcccaagttgagccgtcatgccagtgatcagcatcccacccacgtccctccggatccctaaggccccgaggggccaggacccatccatcgaaaacagcacacagtgccacccacaaaacagaagcagattaaccgccaaaagcatttccaatgctttcacctctctatatatatatctatataactatttaaaaaaatatatgcatatcctattttccatcattatcaattaatatgcgtaataatgttggcagttcacatgtaggattctaacatataacccggattgccattgtattacatttaattcattgacaagcaattattatcctagcaaataattcctgtggtccatcccataccccccctcccccccaacatccccacccccccacaacagatgccagacaagcacacacgcacatactcacatactccaacacactcaacccctctcctccacaatccaccataaaatcagatactcaacggctgttatatcccagagcccaactcgagaaataacttgatttacgagtgcacatacagttaaagctgattgagaaagcatgcagattgagcagaatttgataacaatgtgagatttgattaatctacttaatctatgtcaagtcctaggtgatggagatcagatccaccctcttcacctgagacacaaacactatgatcccctgttgtaaccattttcccaagcatctctgtgcggtcagacctttgattattttgtgccacctgggccacaatgataaaccccctctctgattgtccgagtgtgaccccctccccatgagttactgcagccagtgttgccagcactgccactacctggctcagagtgttaaaagtcagtaagtcctccggactctcctgccagtccccagtctctgctgtcacttgcagtggtggaaacggtggtggcccctcctcaggctgctccagTCCCCTCCTCACTGGGTCAGGCAGAGcctccagcagcctaagagacgtTTGTCCCGCCTGCTGTGCCGACTCTTGGGGGGTTTCCACCCCCCGGCAGCCGCAGGTCtgctagtaataataataatatgccatttagcagacgcttttatccaaagtgacttacagtcatgcgtgcatacatttttgtgtacaggtggtcccggggatcgaacccactaccttggcgctaCAAGCACCGTGCTTTACCAGCTGAGTCTCTTGATGCCTGCTGCCATTAAAGGTCCCTAAAGGGTGGCTGAATGAGCGGACCTCAAACGGATCAGTGGTTTGTGGAATATGGGCTCCTCCCATACCCATGGCCCAGGCACCACACCCCCCTCTCGTGTGGGCCTCAgcagctgccaggccctcagtactgcagcatagaaatcagagacccctgctgtattGAGTCTCTCCGGCCGCATGATGAAGAGCTGCTGAACCAGCAccaaaccaccagccctcctcaacagagcacatgctggttccctccagcccacctccgtaCGGTACAGTAGCCTTTGCACCGCTTTGAGTCAGAACGATGGAACTGTCCCTGGTGAATGCCCCTccctacccagactggcctactgagccctcccCACACCTTGACCATCCATGAAGCCCCAGCGTACAACATTTGAACACAGGCCCCACAACCAAAACTACACATTGAACAGATATTCATGGTCCAccctatcaaaggctttctccTGATTATGAACAGATTGTCTGTGATTAGGTGTCCTGATACACAGTTACCCGCCCATCTTATAGTCcacacagagcaatgccacaggcctccagtacTTTATGTCGCTCAAAtccccttttttgggcaggagagtcaaagcCTCCCGTCTACAGCTTAGCGACAGCTCCCCCACCCCGACGCACTCACGCAACACACGTCCTGTCCAATAATT
Proteins encoded:
- the LOC121540824 gene encoding tripartite motif-containing protein 16, which encodes MGESTKMAENQDLFHCSICLDPLKDPVTTACGHSYCMGCIKESWDQDRLKGVYSCPQCRQTFTPRPVLKRNIVLAEVVEKLKKTGLQAASPPALCYGGPGDVACDVCTGTRKQKALMSCLACLASYCETHLQPHYESPAFKKHKLVKATAQLQEKICSHHDKLLEVYCRTDQQCICYLCTMDKHKGHDTVSAAADRTEKQRQLGMSQQKVQQRFQEREKELKELQQAVESLKRSAQAAVEDSDKIFTELIRSIDRKRSEVKELIRAQEKAQVSQAEGLLEQLKQEIAELRKRSTELEQLSHTEDHIHFLQSYQSLSSTSVSSDLPSIVVRPLQYFGDVSKTVSELREKLEDFLKGEWTKISTTVNIVDVVLPPEPKTREQFLQYSCQLTLDPNTAHTLLSLSKGNRKVTRTGQVQPYPDHPDRFTNIYQVLCREGLFGRCYWEVEWSGQCVDTAVSYKDISRTDRGNAFGAFGENNKSWSLKCSRGGYWFRHNHIVTKVSGPQSSRVGVYLDHKAGTLSFYSVSDTMTLLHRVQTTFTQPLYPGFYLYNCSAELVKL